GGTCCTCATCCTGAAAACTCCGACCACTGATCGCAACCGGCCGCACACAGCCGCCGCTGGGTCAGCTTCCACCCGCTGTCATTTCGCAGTCAACGGTTTGACCTTGACCGTCGCGGTCGCCATCGGCCGCCGCATCGCTGAGCACGCCCACTCCGTCACCCGCATAGAAAGTGTCGATCACCGCCCGCCATTCCGCGACATTTCTGACGGCGATAAAAGCCTTGGAGACTTGCGGCCCCTGCGGATGGTGTCTGGAAAACTTGATGCCGAACTTCCTCATCATCATGCTCGCGCTGCGTTCGCCGTGGAGATTCATGGACAGGTCGAAGTGCTCCAGCAGCACAGCCCGCTGCTGCGCGATCGTCGGCGGGATCACGGTGTCGCTCTCTATCCCGGCGGCACTTTCCGCCATCAGAGTGCGGGCCTGCGTGAAGATCCACGGGTTGCCGATGCAGCCGCGAGCCACACTCACCGCACTGACGCCCGTCTGACGGATCATGCGGAAGATGTCGGCGGCGTTCCAGATGTCGCCGGAGCCAAACATCCGCACACCGCAGCCGGCGTAACGCTTCGTCAGGTCAGCCAGAAACTCCCACCGGGACGGACCCAGATATTTCTGTTCGACCGTCCGGCCATGCACGGTCGCCGCCGCGTAGCCGGTACGGATTACCGCCTCGAAGATGCGATGAAAGTTCGCCTCAGCCTCGGCGCTGTCATCCGTGCCGCGACGCAATTTCACCGTGCAGGGAATCTTCGGATCAACCGCCTGACGCACGGCATCCAGTATCGCACCTGCCTCATCCGGCTCCTGGAGCAGATGACCGCCCCGAGCCTTGCGACGAATCTTCTTCACCGGACAGGCGAGATTGACATCGATCACGTCATAGCCCAGCTTCACCAGCACCTGCGCCCCCTGGGCGATCTCACGCGGATGCGACCCCATCAACTGACCGGCGATCGGATGGTCCTCGTCGTCAAGCTCAGCGGCAGCCAGTCCCTTGCCTCCGTTAATCAAAAACATGTCGAGCATCGCTTCGGTGACGGCATACGGCGCGCCGTGGCGCCGCGCGATCAGCCGCATCGCCGCATCCGAATAGCCCGCCAGCCCAGCTTGAAAAAACGGGGCGTCAAGCGTGAGGTTGCCGATCTGAACCATGCCGGGCATTATAGGTAGCGGGTGTCACGACTTCGGTGAACGCGCCGACTAGTCACCTGAAATGCCTTGTCGCGGACGGATTTTCGACAGCCGCTTCGCGGTACCGGATTCACTTAGGGGATCGTATGAAAACCGTGTTGCATGTGATGCTGGCGGTGTTGGTCATGAACCTCGCCGCCTGCTCGGTCGGCGGGCCGAATAAAAAAGTACGCGTCGAGCTGGCGGCCATGCGCTACCCGGAAACCGCGCCGCGCGGCAGCGATCTGGACATCCTCACACGCGGGAAAAAATCGGGGTATCTCAGACTCACCAACCGCACCCCCGTCAATTATCAGAACGTGGACCTCTGGCTTAATCAGCAATACGTCGCGCACATGAAGGAAATCAAGATCGCCAGCGGAGGACGATCCATGTCCGTGCCGCTCTCGCAGTTCATCAATCGACACGGCGAGTCGTTCCCCGTCGGCGGATTCCTTACGCCGGACAAGGGTTTCCCCGTCGTTCAGGCGGAACTCTTTGACCCGGCGACCGGACAGCGACACCGGTTGCTCGTGCGCCGCTGATCGCTCGACTGCGGTCACGTTCATCCCCATCTACACAACAGCGAGGCAGTCATGGATGCATTAGCGCTCTGGCGCCGTTACAAGGACACCCTCTGCACCTGCGAGTCGCTGGGAATCCAGCTCGACATCTCGCGGATCGATTTCCCCGACGACTTTTTCCGCAGCATGGAGCCGCGGATGCAGGAGGCCTATGCCGCGATGGCGCGGCTCGAAGCAGGCGAGATCGCCAACCCCGATGAAAACCGCATGGTCGGCCACTACTGGCTGCGCGCCCCGCACCTTGCGCCAGGAGAGGAGATCACTCACGAAATCGAACAGACCGTGCAGGCGGTGCGACAGTTTGCCCAGCAGGTACACAGCGGGGAAATCAAACCGCCTCAGGCTGCGAAGTTCACCGAGCTTCTGGTCATCGGGATCGGCGGCAGCGCGCTGGGGCCTCAACTCGTGGCTGACGCGCTCGGCTCACGCCGTGACAAGCTCAATGTCTTTTTCATGGACAACACCGACCCCGATGGCTTCGACCGCGTACTCGAATCACTCGGTGCGCGCGTCAAGAGCACACTGACGCTGGTCATCTCCAAGTCCGGCGGGACGAAAGAGACCCGTAACGGCATGGTCGAGGCAGAGCTGTTCTTTGCCAAAAAAGGACTCGACTTCACCAGGCAGGCGGTGGCAATCACCGGCGCGGGCAGTCAGCTCGACAAGCATGCGCTGGACAAAGGATGGCTGCGACGGTTTCCGATGTGGGACTGGGTCGGCGGGCGGACGAGCGTGATTTCGGCTGTGGGTCTGCTTCCCGCGG
The sequence above is drawn from the Phycisphaeraceae bacterium genome and encodes:
- a CDS encoding tRNA-dihydrouridine synthase, with the protein product MVQIGNLTLDAPFFQAGLAGYSDAAMRLIARRHGAPYAVTEAMLDMFLINGGKGLAAAELDDEDHPIAGQLMGSHPREIAQGAQVLVKLGYDVIDVNLACPVKKIRRKARGGHLLQEPDEAGAILDAVRQAVDPKIPCTVKLRRGTDDSAEAEANFHRIFEAVIRTGYAAATVHGRTVEQKYLGPSRWEFLADLTKRYAGCGVRMFGSGDIWNAADIFRMIRQTGVSAVSVARGCIGNPWIFTQARTLMAESAAGIESDTVIPPTIAQQRAVLLEHFDLSMNLHGERSASMMMRKFGIKFSRHHPQGPQVSKAFIAVRNVAEWRAVIDTFYAGDGVGVLSDAAADGDRDGQGQTVDCEMTAGGS